In Rubrivirga marina, the following are encoded in one genomic region:
- a CDS encoding PorV/PorQ family protein, whose translation MPATQPLVRRARVGLALVLLGLGGGLPEAGAQSVSRAGTTAAPFLQIGVGPRAMALGGAFTASADDATALYWNPAGLAQMRAGEFVSAHSEWLGDVSHDYVGVAVPLAGGVVGASVTMLGVPEMTVRTELNQQGTGETFDAADLAVGLSYGRQISDRFSIGGTAKYIQQRVWHSTASAVAVDIGTRFQTDFFGGLTIGAAISNFGSDLQLDGRDLRTFVDPDPSQDGTNGQIPADYALDTWSLPLDFKIGVVSRPLASRMNQLSVSVDALHPSSNYESLNVGAEYGFRERVFFRGGFQGLFLPEREGGLALGLGVRQPLPYPDGMAKLDYAFRDGGRLGRVHTVGLSVTF comes from the coding sequence ATGCCAGCCACACAGCCCCTCGTTCGCAGGGCGCGGGTCGGTCTCGCGCTCGTCCTCCTCGGCCTCGGCGGCGGGCTCCCCGAGGCGGGCGCCCAGAGCGTGTCGCGGGCCGGCACGACGGCCGCGCCGTTCCTCCAGATCGGCGTCGGGCCCCGGGCCATGGCCCTCGGCGGTGCGTTCACGGCCTCGGCCGACGACGCGACGGCGCTCTACTGGAACCCGGCCGGGCTCGCGCAGATGCGCGCCGGTGAGTTCGTCTCGGCCCACAGCGAGTGGCTCGGCGACGTGAGTCACGACTACGTCGGCGTGGCGGTGCCGCTCGCGGGCGGCGTCGTGGGGGCGTCGGTGACGATGCTCGGCGTGCCGGAGATGACGGTCCGTACGGAGCTCAACCAGCAGGGGACCGGCGAGACGTTCGACGCGGCCGACCTCGCGGTCGGGCTGAGCTACGGCCGCCAGATCTCGGACCGGTTCTCGATCGGCGGGACGGCGAAGTACATCCAGCAGCGCGTGTGGCACTCGACGGCCAGCGCCGTCGCCGTGGACATCGGGACGCGGTTCCAGACCGACTTTTTCGGCGGGCTCACCATCGGCGCCGCGATCTCCAACTTCGGCTCCGACCTCCAGCTCGACGGCCGCGACCTCCGCACGTTCGTCGACCCCGACCCGAGCCAGGACGGGACGAACGGCCAGATCCCGGCCGACTACGCGCTCGACACGTGGAGCCTCCCGCTCGACTTCAAGATCGGCGTCGTCTCGCGGCCGCTCGCGTCGCGGATGAACCAGCTCAGCGTGTCCGTCGACGCGCTCCACCCGTCGTCGAACTACGAGAGCCTGAACGTCGGCGCCGAGTACGGCTTCCGCGAGCGGGTCTTCTTCCGTGGCGGGTTCCAGGGTCTGTTCCTGCCGGAGCGTGAGGGCGGCCTCGCCCTCGGCCTCGGCGTCCGCCAGCCGCTCCCGTACCCGGATGGCATGGCAAAGCTGGACTACGCCTTCCGCGACGGCGGGCGGCTGGGTCGCGTCCACACCGTCGGCCTCAGCGTCACGTTCTGA